One Nocardiopsis gilva YIM 90087 genomic window, ATCAGCTCCATCGGTTCGGTGTCCTTCACCAGGAATCCGCTGGCGCCCGCCTTCAGCGCGCCGTACACGTACTCGTCCAGGTCGAACGTGGTCAGGATGACCACCTTGACGTCGCGCAACCGCTCATCGGCGACGATCCGCCGGGCCGCCTCCAACCCGTCGACAACCGGCATCCGGATGTCCATCAGCACCAAGTCGGGGCGGTGCTCGCGGGTCATGTCGAGCGCTTCGGCGCCGTTACCGGCCTCGGCCACCACCTCGATGTCGGGTTCGCCGTCGAGGATCGACCGGAACCCGGCGCGGACGAGCCTCTGGTCGTCGGCGAGTACGACCCGGATCACGTGCTGCCCAGGTGGGTCATCGTGCGGCTCCTCGGCTGTGGCTGCTCTCCCGGTTTCCCCGGCTTCTTTGACCAGTCTTCCTCGTTATCGGGCGAGGTGGGAGCGTTTGGAGTCAAGTGCCGGGAAGATACCGGGAGGCACGTCAGCCGTGAGTAGGGGGAGCACCACTATCTCCGAGATCAACGGAGGATGCGGGGGCGGTATCGGGTCTTAGGGCTCGGCGGTGGCAGTCCCCAGCGGCAGCACGGCCCGGACGCGGAAGCCGCCCTCCGGTCGCGGCCCGGCACTGAGTTCGCCGCCGACGGCCGACGCCCGCTCGCGCATGCCGCGGAGGCCGTTGCCCTCGTGAATGGACGATGCCGAGGCTCCGGTTCCGTCGTCGTCGATCTGGACGGTCAGCTCGTCCGCGCCGTGGCGTACCAGCACCGACGCCGAGGTCGAGCCTTCCGCGTGGCGGCGGATGTTGGTCAGGGCCTCCTGCAGGATCCTGAACGCCGCGACGTCGATGGGCGACGGCAGTTCGGATTCCAAGCCCTCGGTGGTGACCTCGACGGCGATTCCCGACTCCCGTGTCCGGTCGGCCAGTTCACCGAGCTGGGACAGGGACGGGCCGGGGCTCACCGGCGCCGCCTCGTCTTCGTCGACCTGCCGGAGCACCCCCAGCGTGGACCGCAGTTCGCGCAGCGTCTCCTTGCTCGCCTGCTTGATCGCCTCCAGTGCGGCATAGGCCTGCTCCGGTTCGCGCCGGTGCGCGGCGGCCCCCGCCTGGACGTTGATCAGGGAGATGCTGTGCGCGACGACGTCGTGCACCTCGCGCGCGATGCGCAGCCGCTCCTCGGTCGCGCGGCGTCGGGCCTCCTCCGCCCGGCTCCGCTCGGCCTCGACCGCCTTCTGCGCGGCCTCCCGCAGGTAGGCGCGCCGACTGCGGACCACCTCACCCGCCGCGAGGAGCACGATCAGCCAGGACAGCACCATCAGCGACCTGCTGAGCTGGAAGGCGATGATCTCCCCAGCGGAAAAGACCGCCAGTGCCAGCAGCGTCGCGGTGATGGCCGACAGCCGATGGCGTTCCGCGGCCAGACGGAGGACACCGATGATGAACGCGAGCCACCCCGTCCAGGAGTCGACCGTTCCGAGCATGTAGTACAGCGGCGTGGCGGCCCCGACCACGACCGCCGTGAGCAGTGGGAACCGGCTCAGTGCGGCGAGTGAGACCGATGCCGCGGCGATCAGCAGCAGCGTCACCGCGCGCAGCGGCTCACCCGTGGCCTCGGAGGCGAACAGCTCTCCGGTCAGCATCACGACGGCCGCACCGACAGCCGACCCGATGTCGAGCTTTGTGCTGGTGATCCAGCCGCCGATCCGTCCGCTCGCTCCCGTCCGCGGCCGATCGTTCGGTAGCTCCATGACGAACGTTCCCCACAGGCCGGACGGTCCAGGATGGTTCCGACGATACCGAGACGCAAGCACAGTGCGGCGCGCCGACGCCCCGCTCACCGCCCGGGGGTCTCACCGGACACGCGATGCGCGTCCGCCTTGCGGGTCCTCATCACCAGCAGGGGTGCCCCGATGAACCCGACGAAGGCCAGCACCCCCGGGAGGAACCTCAGGACGCGCAGCTCCTCGATCCCGCCGAACATCATCAGGGCGCTGATCGCGATGGCCTCCGACACCACGATTCCCAGAACGAACCCGCCGACCAGGCCGAGCAGGGCGGCGCCCAGCACTCGTAGAACGTGCATCTTCCTTTTCCTCTCCTCGCACCGATGGATGCGATTCTCAGAGTGAGGAAGAGGCTGCTGACGGCGCGTCGGCCCCCAGAAGGCAGTCGCTCTACATCCCGGGATGTATGTAGCCGGGCCGCCGCGCGCTTGGCCCGGCCGTCCGCGTCAGGTGATGGCGCCGCGCTCCTTGCCCTCCGCGCGGACGCGCAGGCTCAGCGCGATGAGCGCCGCACCGAAGACGATCGCGTACACGCCGATGATGAACGCGATCACGACGGCGCCCAGGTACGGCAGGATCGCGACCAAGACGCCGAAGACCACGGACAGCACACCGGCCAGAATGAACAGCCACTCCCCGGTCATCTCCTTGCGGAGCTTGACCGCCGCGACGATCTCGAAGATGCCGGTGATGATCGCCCACGCGGCGAACAGCAGCGCCATCACGATGATCGTGATCTCCGGCCAGGCCAGCACGATCAGTCCGAAGCCGATGCCCGCGATCGCCGCCACCACGAACGGAGCCCGGTTCCCCGCCTCCGCCCGGAACCCCGCGATCCCGGCGAAGATGCCGTCCACCAGCACGTAGGCGCCGAAGAAGATCGCGAGGAGCAGCAGCGTCAACCCCGGCCAGAAGATGGCGAACAGGCCGAACAGCACCGCGATCGCACCGCGCACAGTGAGCACCCACCAGTGGCGTGCCAGGTAGTCGAGCATGTCTCCCCCGTCTCCGCGCCCCGTTCGTCCAGTGGTCGGCCGCTGGACCGCACGGTGGTCCCTATGCCCCGACAACGCCCGCGTGATCACCAATCGAGAGGAAAAAGTCACCCAAAGTGACAGCTCGAGCGCGAAGAATGCGGTGACGGGATAGCGCCGAAAGGCGCCCCGTCACCGCGGGAACCGGAGTACCGGAATACCGGGTCCTGCTCTCCCGAGCTCGCCCGATGCCGTCAGGCGCGCCCGGGGTAGGAGCGCTCCCCCGGGCCGATGTAGAGCTGACGCGGACGGGAGATGCGGGTCGCCGGGTCGGCGAGCTGCTCGCGCCAGTGCGCGATCCAGCCGGGCAGGCGGCCGATGGCGAACAGCACGGTGAACATGGACGTGGGGAAGCCCATCGCCCGGTAGATGACGCCGGTGAAGAAGTCGACGTTCGGGTAGAGCTTGCGCTCGGTGAAGTAGGAGTCGGCCAGCGCCTTGTCCTCAAGCTTCAGCGCCAGCTCGAACAGCTCGTCGGGCCGCTCCTGGCGGTCCAGGATCTGCCGGGCCAGGCCCTTGATCTCGCGGCTGCGCGGGTCGAAGTTCTTGTAGACGCGGTGGCCGAAGCCCATCAGGCGGGTCTTGCTCTCGCGGTCCTTGACCTGCGCCAGGAAGGCGTCGAGGTCGCCGCCCATCTCGCGGATCTGCTCCAGCATCTCCAGCACCGCCTGGTTGGCGCCGCCGTGCAGCGGGCCGAAGAGGGCGTTGATGCCGGCGGAGACGCTGCCGTAGAGGTCGGCCTGGGAGGAGCCGACGACGCGCACCGTGGCCGTCGAGCAGTTCTGCTCGTGGTCGGCGTGCAGGATGAGCAGCAGGTCCATCGCCTTGGCGAAGAGCTCCCCGACCTCCCCTTCGGGCTTGGCCGACCCGAAGGTCATGTTCAGGAAGTTCTCGACGTAGTCGAGGGAGGGGTCCGGGGCGATCGGCGCCTCGCCGAT contains:
- a CDS encoding sensor histidine kinase codes for the protein MELPNDRPRTGASGRIGGWITSTKLDIGSAVGAAVVMLTGELFASEATGEPLRAVTLLLIAAASVSLAALSRFPLLTAVVVGAATPLYYMLGTVDSWTGWLAFIIGVLRLAAERHRLSAITATLLALAVFSAGEIIAFQLSRSLMVLSWLIVLLAAGEVVRSRRAYLREAAQKAVEAERSRAEEARRRATEERLRIAREVHDVVAHSISLINVQAGAAAHRREPEQAYAALEAIKQASKETLRELRSTLGVLRQVDEDEAAPVSPGPSLSQLGELADRTRESGIAVEVTTEGLESELPSPIDVAAFRILQEALTNIRRHAEGSTSASVLVRHGADELTVQIDDDGTGASASSIHEGNGLRGMRERASAVGGELSAGPRPEGGFRVRAVLPLGTATAEP
- a CDS encoding DUF5957 family protein, with the translated sequence MHVLRVLGAALLGLVGGFVLGIVVSEAIAISALMMFGGIEELRVLRFLPGVLAFVGFIGAPLLVMRTRKADAHRVSGETPGR
- a CDS encoding HdeD family acid-resistance protein, yielding MLDYLARHWWVLTVRGAIAVLFGLFAIFWPGLTLLLLAIFFGAYVLVDGIFAGIAGFRAEAGNRAPFVVAAIAGIGFGLIVLAWPEITIIVMALLFAAWAIITGIFEIVAAVKLRKEMTGEWLFILAGVLSVVFGVLVAILPYLGAVVIAFIIGVYAIVFGAALIALSLRVRAEGKERGAIT
- a CDS encoding response regulator transcription factor; this translates as MIRVVLADDQRLVRAGFRSILDGEPDIEVVAEAGNGAEALDMTREHRPDLVLMDIRMPVVDGLEAARRIVADERLRDVKVVILTTFDLDEYVYGALKAGASGFLVKDTEPMELIHGVRVVARGDALLAPSVTRRLIGEFAERIKEPPPAPQLNSLTEREREVLVAVAGGLSNEELADRLVVSHATAKTHVSRVLTKLNARDRAQLVVIAYEAGLVKPGWLS
- a CDS encoding citrate synthase, which encodes MSDDGKERTVELRYDGGAQTLPLLTGTEGDQAFEVKTLLGTAGMVTLDPGFGNTASCKSEITYIDGAAGILRYRGYPIQDLAQGSSFLEVCYLLIKGRLPEAAELKEFADELRSNAELPEGMADMLDAFPRNAHPMTLLASAVNTLSAFYADSVNPQDPAQVDLATTRLLAKLPTIAARIYRNSIGEAPIAPDPSLDYVENFLNMTFGSAKPEGEVGELFAKAMDLLLILHADHEQNCSTATVRVVGSSQADLYGSVSAGINALFGPLHGGANQAVLEMLEQIREMGGDLDAFLAQVKDRESKTRLMGFGHRVYKNFDPRSREIKGLARQILDRQERPDELFELALKLEDKALADSYFTERKLYPNVDFFTGVIYRAMGFPTSMFTVLFAIGRLPGWIAHWREQLADPATRISRPRQLYIGPGERSYPGRA